TAATTCATGAAAGGGCTTTCAAAAATACTGTTATAAGTACcagtgttttaaaaaaaaacacaagagggaaaagaaaagaaaattaaaaaaattgggaaaaatcGCAAAATTTTGGAAGAAATACCAAAGTGAAAAAAGCACATTTTATCATGCTTTTTctcacttaaaaaaaattaatttattttatttttttgaagcttcttttgtcatatatttaaatattttgagTTTTGGTTAGCATTTTTATGAGagaattagtaaaaaaaaatcaaatcttcatttttccttttttttattattttttaattttttggaatCCCCAAAAAAGACAGACTTCTTGGTCAAAACCCAAACAtgtttttcattatttgaaCAATTGCAGGATTTCATCATGCGTGCTCGTGTACTGAAGCTCTACAGGGATGCATTGAGGACTGCTCGGCGAGCTCCTCCTCACTCCAGAGGTGAGCTTTTTGAGATTCTTTTATAATGCAAGGGAATTTCATTTTGCAGTTTTTGTAACATTAAACAATGTCTGCAGATGAGCTGAAGCAAGCAATGAGGCAAGAAATGGAGAAGAACCGGAATTGTCATGACAGGCAGAGAATTCGCTTTCTGATTAGTGAAGGAACACAGAGATTAAGAGACTTAGACCAGATGCTTGATATGCAGGGACATTCTCAGTAACTCACTTCAAGTAGATTCAGCCTTTCACATAATTCAGTTTTAACATTTGCTATTTGAGCTGGTATTTAAATGGTGTTCGCAATCTGCTTTTAGTGCTTATCCATGGACCATCATAGTCCAAATTGGTGGAGCTTGTATTTTTCTAGTTATGGGGAATAACCCCTTCTTGATGAAAGATCATAACCATCCTTCTCTGTCACGTAAAGGCTGAGATCCGGCTTTCTTAAATCTTTTTCTCGTtatgaacatattaacaatATTTAACTTTATATGCATATTGCAGCCCCATTGCATAGATCTCTTAGTTTTCACATCTTTGATAGCGATTGAACACCAATGATGAACCGTATCTTTCTAATTCTTTGTATTTCGTTGGTGATTAAAAGCCTTTAATCATGATGAATCTTCTACCTAATTGTGCGTCAATGACATATGTCCTGGTGGGAATTGTTATACAAAGATTCCATTCATCGACTAAACTCGGAACCGAACGTTGCTGGTCAACAATTCTCGGAAAACCCCCTTATGTGCCTCCCCAGTAAAATCTGTTACACACGTTAGATCGATCGTATTGCAGGTAAGCAGAAAATGCTTCGCTTTGCTGGCAGTGGGACGTGAACAGGATCTAAAATTAATGGCCATGATGGCTTTCATTTACCCTTCTTCAAACAACTGCAAATCTGACCCCACTCATTTAAGGGGACAGCTTGTTAAATGTACTGTCACAAGTCCAGTTCTCTGCAAAGTAGTACATCATATATTGTGCATCATTATTACTATAGTAGAAACTTGTTACTGATTGTGTAGATTCATcgcaaagaaaatgaaatttcagcAACCAATTTTCTATTGaaaatatcacttttttttggaaattataTCGGCCTTCGAAAATTTAGTGATTTTTTCTTGAAAGTATACTTATGTTTATTtcaaagtagaaaaagaaaggctCTTCCTTTCTGATAGAATTGTAAATGACGGATGCCTTTATTATGGTCGCCATGGTTAATCGTTCCAAATGGTAGTAATAATTTAATAGTTAGCCTTAT
This window of the Nymphaea colorata isolate Beijing-Zhang1983 chromosome 2, ASM883128v2, whole genome shotgun sequence genome carries:
- the LOC116247153 gene encoding uncharacterized protein LOC116247153 isoform X3; this translates as MLLSQSQEDNAMGIKAPSLQDFIMRARVLKLYRDALRTARRAPPHSRDELKQAMRQEMEKNRNCHDRQRIRFLISEGTQRLRDLDQMLDMQGHSQ
- the LOC116247153 gene encoding uncharacterized protein LOC116247153 isoform X1, encoding MISDCRTVHRESGDFFRAGPDGFFFSFFFPRDGRRQKQRLLQSTDCGVAGEEDGCLWSQEDNAMGIKAPSLQDFIMRARVLKLYRDALRTARRAPPHSRDELKQAMRQEMEKNRNCHDRQRIRFLISEGTQRLRDLDQMLDMQGHSQ
- the LOC116247153 gene encoding uncharacterized protein LOC116247153 isoform X2 → MISDCRTVHRESGDFFRAGPDGFFFSFFFPRDGRRQKQRLLQSTDCGVAGEEDGCLWEDNAMGIKAPSLQDFIMRARVLKLYRDALRTARRAPPHSRDELKQAMRQEMEKNRNCHDRQRIRFLISEGTQRLRDLDQMLDMQGHSQ
- the LOC116247153 gene encoding uncharacterized protein LOC116247153 isoform X4 gives rise to the protein MGIKAPSLQDFIMRARVLKLYRDALRTARRAPPHSRDELKQAMRQEMEKNRNCHDRQRIRFLISEGTQRLRDLDQMLDMQGHSQ